The Paenibacillus sp. RC334 nucleotide sequence AAAAAATACCCGCAGCTTCCCTCGCCGTATCATGGCGAAGTGGTAAAGCTGCGGGTATTCATTATGAAGCTATATGCCAATCAACATTCAGGGTCTTTCCACACATCAAGGAGCTGTCGTCGCAGCCGTAGATGGAGAATCGGATTGTGACTTGGGTAGCACTTTGTACAAGCGCCATTCCCCGTTAAACTCGCGTTCGAGCTGAACCCAGGGTGCTCCTTTTTCATACAAATTCGGATACACCATGTTGATTTTACTCAGTGGCATGCCCGACTTGATCTGAGGTACAAGGATATAATCCACATGACTTTCCTGCGGATAGCTTAATGCCCTATTAAACGTATAATCACTTGTGATCAGGAAGCGCTTCGGATACTGGCTATATACAATCATGGTGTAGGCTGAGGCCGAATCGGTCATAATGGTTGACTTTGGCAAATGCTCATCCAGCCAGACTGCAATTTTCCGGTCCGATTCCTGTCTTACATAGTTCACATTCCCTGTTCGTGTGAGGAAGCTGTTCTCATCCGGCGCGATATCCGGGCGAGTCAGTGCATAGGAGAGTAATCCGGCTGTAAGCACCAGACTGACGGACACCAGACCAAAGGCCGCCCGCCGCGCTCTATCCTGGAGCTGACTCAGCTCATACGGCAGCCAGGCAACGGTAATCGGAAACACGTACATAAAATAGCGGAACCATCCATATGAGGATTGCTTCATCATGAGTAAAAATTGTAAACCCGGCACAGACAGGAACAACAGTAAAATAACCAGCGTTCCCCACCGCAACAACCGCCCGCTTAACAGTCGAATGAACAGAATAGCGAACAACGGCACGGAATACCAGAGGGTTTTAGAAGCGATAAATTTCAAGGCAACCAACGGATGATTAAAGATTTCCACGAATTTATCATCATTTAGCAATTCTGCCGATTGCGCCGTGTTGGAATACTCCGAATTAAGGAAATAGAAGGCATTTCCCATAATGAGATAGTTAAAGAAAATCCACAACAGACCGGAAAAAACAACAGGCAGCAGGAGAAGCAGCCAGGTCGCCTCGACCTTATGTAGCTTTTCCCGAAAAGGCAGCTCACGTCTGCCCATGTTCCGGTGAAGAAACAGAATGGCCACGACCACGCCGCCCGCCATCGCCACCCCGAGGGGGA carries:
- a CDS encoding glycosyltransferase family 39 protein; its protein translation is MSFRKWSANRWMVIGLFVFILALELFAGIYFSYVLGYMHTDALSRVANAFYVLYSRDPHLGAIGFIWNPLPSLLEMVILLLYPLFPALASYGLAAVILSATFAALTAVLLYRAGVRTGLSSGMSLMLALFYALNPFILLFGANGLSDSLYIYFIMMTVIEFALWLKDRMTASLIVSGLALAMAFWTRYEAVPLGVAMAGGVVVAILFLHRNMGRRELPFREKLHKVEATWLLLLLPVVFSGLLWIFFNYLIMGNAFYFLNSEYSNTAQSAELLNDDKFVEIFNHPLVALKFIASKTLWYSVPLFAILFIRLLSGRLLRWGTLVILLLFLSVPGLQFLLMMKQSSYGWFRYFMYVFPITVAWLPYELSQLQDRARRAAFGLVSVSLVLTAGLLSYALTRPDIAPDENSFLTRTGNVNYVRQESDRKIAVWLDEHLPKSTIMTDSASAYTMIVYSQYPKRFLITSDYTFNRALSYPQESHVDYILVPQIKSGMPLSKINMVYPNLYEKGAPWVQLEREFNGEWRLYKVLPKSQSDSPSTAATTAP